The genomic interval CCAGACTATTGGCCATGTATAAGGCTTCCCATTGGAGTGTAGTTTTTACCTTTCCGGTAAAACGGAAAGCACCTGCCTTGATAAGAATGGCAACCTGCGAGGATGTAATGCCGGTACGTGCGATAAAATTTTCCAGGCTTTTATAATGCCCGTTACTTTCTCTTTCGTTTAGTATTTTAGCAGCTGTGTTTTGCTCCAGTTCCAGTATATAATCAAAGCCCAGGTATAGGTCTGTACCGTAAAGTGAAGTAGTCACACAGCTCATATTTACGCAGGGCAAATGAATAACGGCACCTGCTTTTTTGGCTTCATTTATATAAGTCCGGCGGTCGTAAAAACCGCCATAATTATTAAGCACACTCACCATAAATTCAATCGGAAAGTATGTTTTCAGGTACAGGCTCTGAAAACTCTCTACGGCAAAAGAGGCTGAATGCGCTTTTGAAAAGCTGTAACCGGCGAAACTTTCCATCTGTCTCCATACTTCCCTGGCCGTCTGCTCCGGATAACCAAATCGCCTGCAGTTGTCAAAATACCTGCCTTCGATCTCTTTCAGATGCGCCGTGCTTCTGCTTTTGCCTGACATCATCCTTCTGAGCACGTCCGCATCAGCCAGGTCCAGGCCGCCAAAGAAGTGCCCGACCTTAATGACATCTTCCTGGTAGACCATCACGCCGTAGGTCTCTTTAAGCTGCTGCTCCATGACCGGATGCAGATAAACCGTAGACTCCGGACTGCGGTGCCTTTCGATAAATGCCTTCATCATGCCGGAGCTGGATACACCTGGCCGGATGACCGAGCTTGCAGCGACAAGCGTAATGTAGTTATCACATTCGAGTTTGGTAATCAGCTGGCGCATGGCAGGTGATTCAATATAAAAACAGCCGATGGTATTGGCTGATTTGAGCTGAGCTGTGATCCTGGGATCTGTAAAGAAGCGGTGTGGTTCTGTGATATCCACCTTTTCGCCCCGGTTTTCTCTGATAAGCTGCACGCAGTCCTTGATATGGCCCAGGCCGCGCTGGGAAAGTATATCAAATTTTTCAAACTTGATGTCCTCGGCCACATACATATCAAACTGGGCTGTGGGCAGGCCCTTGGGCGGAAAATCCAGGGCGGTGTAATTGGTGATCGGCTCCTCACTGATCAGTACCCCGCAGGCATGAATCGTCCTTTGGTTGGGAAAGTCTTCCACCATGCCTTGCAAGCTGGCAATCAATTGCAGGGCGTGCTGTGAATGATAGGCCGATGCAGGGTTTTTGATCAGCTCGTCTATTTCAGATTTTGGCAGACCGTATACTTTCCCCAGTTCGCGGATGATGCTTCTGTCTTTGAATGTGCTCATAGCGCCCATCAGTGCCGTGTGCCGGGTCTGGTAACGGGTAAAGATATATTCGTAGACCTGATCACGGTCTTTCCAGCTGAAATCAATATCGAAGTCTGGCGGGGTTTTCCTTTTGGGATTCAGGAAGCGTTCAAAATACAGATCCAGCTCAATCGGGCACACATCTGTAATGCCCAGGCAATAGGCCACAATCGAATTGGCGCCGCTTCCCCGGCCAACATAGTAAAAATCCCGGGAGATCGCGTAGCGGATGATATCATAGGTAATCAGAAAGTAGGAGGAAAAGGCCAGCCCATCAATAATGCGCAGCTCTTTATTTACACGATCGGCTGCTTCCCTGTTGTTTTTACCATACCGGCGCACCAGGCCTGCCAGCGCCAGTTTTTCGAGTAAAAGTTTATCATCATAGGCATTACCGGTATAGTATTTTTTATTGCGGACGATACTGAAATCAAAGTAAAAATGGCAGTGTGACAAAAGTATTTCAGTGGTACGGATAATCTCGGGGTAGCTTTTGT from Dyadobacter sp. NIV53 carries:
- the dnaE gene encoding DNA polymerase III subunit alpha — protein: MLLNVHSCYSLRYGTISIDELVAELIAKGHSTAVLTDINNSSAVFPFIRACRQAGINGLVGMEFRNGDQLLYIGIAKNEAGFAELNQWMSKVNQQKQPMDEMAPEFDEVYIIYPYGSKMKRGLLENELIGIKPGDTARIYKDPYAIRERYVVLWPVTVKNAKDYQLHQQLRAVDHNLIFSRLQPEMLAGPDEIMPTLDQLRQTYKSYPEIIRTTEILLSHCHFYFDFSIVRNKKYYTGNAYDDKLLLEKLALAGLVRRYGKNNREAADRVNKELRIIDGLAFSSYFLITYDIIRYAISRDFYYVGRGSGANSIVAYCLGITDVCPIELDLYFERFLNPKRKTPPDFDIDFSWKDRDQVYEYIFTRYQTRHTALMGAMSTFKDRSIIRELGKVYGLPKSEIDELIKNPASAYHSQHALQLIASLQGMVEDFPNQRTIHACGVLISEEPITNYTALDFPPKGLPTAQFDMYVAEDIKFEKFDILSQRGLGHIKDCVQLIRENRGEKVDITEPHRFFTDPRITAQLKSANTIGCFYIESPAMRQLITKLECDNYITLVAASSVIRPGVSSSGMMKAFIERHRSPESTVYLHPVMEQQLKETYGVMVYQEDVIKVGHFFGGLDLADADVLRRMMSGKSRSTAHLKEIEGRYFDNCRRFGYPEQTAREVWRQMESFAGYSFSKAHSASFAVESFQSLYLKTYFPIEFMVSVLNNYGGFYDRRTYINEAKKAGAVIHLPCVNMSCVTTSLYGTDLYLGFDYILELEQNTAAKILNERESNGHYKSLENFIARTGITSSQVAILIKAGAFRFTGKVKTTLQWEALYMANSLENKAKLMDLFEKPLKIPTLPDFDYSLVQHLYDEIELLGFPVSGSWFDMLRTDYRGDILAREMPQHVGKTVRMVGEYVTYKPVRTKRGEIMMFGNYLDSEGNFFDTVHFPPSLKEYSFAGSGAYLIAGTVTLEFGYTALTVIKCAKIAVKGNPKLSEEKFSAKWKK